In Paraflavitalea devenefica, the following are encoded in one genomic region:
- a CDS encoding FHIPEP family type III secretion protein: MILIRISKALFDLAGREATTQEVLKAVGRVQGYFLLPDWRLQATIESALSPDVPACFIHSREADYPADLPSQVFYYCRQSPIAQVFSPAALTAELMKSTAGEVQQFITVFIEQVLIYNRHLLINEDAATVAWKSLYPSAVVPDDFTDVLQTVLKQGIGLTDQQRLCEVFNESLRCEWPADVLAENLINRFSASTIAIHFPEDWFDKLNQHLTDNDKHVFKYMREDLFYELGILYPEIRFVMNNGLPDAYFQVQLNDVLFLPVKGLQPVSPWTFITQATARLLRDHASFFITCSSVGSWLNKLAAAFPDLVRDARVKRSAVFITRVLRLLVAEEISIRHLPQILQSILEFDYVVADGQEYIVFDVRLTTRHEPGASWLNDPVNTCSFVRTNLKHYISHKHTQGQSVLPVYLLDPDIERQLLADILPATDAAHIKQAISALLTNEQASAAILTTNEVRPRLRQLIASTLPKTPVLAYQELAASMNIKPLERITLP; encoded by the coding sequence ATGATCCTGATTCGTATATCGAAAGCATTATTTGATCTTGCCGGCCGGGAAGCAACAACACAGGAAGTGCTGAAAGCAGTGGGCAGGGTACAAGGTTATTTTCTGTTACCAGACTGGCGCCTACAGGCTACTATTGAGTCAGCACTATCACCGGATGTACCTGCCTGCTTTATTCACTCCAGAGAAGCCGATTACCCGGCGGACCTGCCTTCGCAGGTGTTTTATTATTGCCGGCAAAGCCCTATAGCGCAAGTATTTTCCCCGGCTGCCCTGACAGCCGAGTTAATGAAAAGTACCGCAGGGGAAGTGCAGCAATTTATTACTGTATTTATAGAACAGGTCCTTATTTATAACCGGCATTTGCTCATTAACGAAGACGCTGCAACAGTTGCCTGGAAAAGCCTTTATCCATCGGCTGTAGTACCGGATGATTTTACAGACGTATTACAGACAGTACTTAAACAAGGGATTGGGCTGACTGACCAGCAACGCCTTTGTGAGGTATTTAATGAGAGCCTAAGGTGTGAATGGCCGGCAGACGTACTGGCTGAAAACCTGATCAACCGGTTTTCGGCCAGCACTATTGCTATTCATTTTCCGGAAGACTGGTTCGATAAACTTAATCAGCATTTGACGGACAATGATAAGCATGTGTTTAAGTATATGAGAGAGGACCTGTTCTATGAACTGGGCATTTTGTATCCTGAAATAAGATTCGTGATGAACAATGGTTTGCCGGATGCTTATTTCCAGGTACAGTTGAATGATGTGTTGTTCCTGCCTGTGAAAGGCTTGCAACCAGTGTCGCCCTGGACGTTTATTACGCAGGCTACGGCCAGGTTGTTGCGTGATCATGCTTCTTTTTTTATTACCTGCTCCTCTGTTGGTTCCTGGCTGAATAAACTGGCGGCTGCTTTTCCCGACCTGGTGCGGGATGCCAGGGTAAAGCGATCAGCCGTATTTATTACCCGGGTACTGCGCCTGCTGGTAGCAGAAGAGATATCGATCCGTCACCTGCCGCAAATACTTCAATCTATATTGGAATTTGATTATGTGGTAGCTGACGGACAGGAGTACATTGTTTTTGATGTGCGCCTGACCACCCGGCATGAACCAGGGGCAAGCTGGCTGAACGACCCGGTTAATACCTGTAGTTTTGTGCGAACAAACCTGAAGCATTATATCAGCCACAAGCATACCCAAGGTCAAAGCGTTCTTCCTGTATACCTGCTCGATCCCGATATTGAAAGACAATTGCTGGCCGATATACTTCCTGCAACAGATGCAGCCCATATCAAACAAGCCATTTCAGCGCTCCTGACGAATGAACAAGCTTCGGCTGCTATATTAACCACGAATGAAGTGAGGCCCCGTTTACGCCAACTGATAGCCTCCACTTTACCCAAAACGCCTGT
- a CDS encoding FHIPEP family type III secretion protein: MHQFEQKILPLDRMYYELGRYWFNQQDYKTARGHFEQAITVNKHEGVPLYELHYAMGRTLQTLEEEKEALAHYTESFEKDPEHPADIIVRAQHTLSEQLATQHYAFLESVISRFNALKPLLPEHTLPELLLFEGRCYMLSKKELPRAEANFKAVTEHNPRHLYALENLGELYRRMNDTQRALEIFNQLSDNHPGTERQHSINLRKAVLFLEKGDYEAALQHTEGLTFGHSFLKGLVHKTRGKCFIQLNKPAQAIAEAERLLYADELQEDGLLIKAQALLLKNEPDTALFVVNKGLTAYPHHAAFKYLKARILIECLSDLSIGEKLLEELPDNFLAAQKPEVVKATAPTANESLFIACVLKTKTNQSSLATACAFVVKAINDDIKGCNTYPILYGYLVKADILQRMGKVQEAADDYVEAGKRLYWQGNYDQAAPVFEKGVLCNSHHTNAYWYAADNCFMLLKSPGSRLEPEQQKALLTKGIAYWEAGMREKLPDSSEAWAYVTRARLAEAEGDFGEESFISAARKAVYYAEQSVLSGNKDYFNLSILGRHLRVAGLPANALLVLNQAEALKPDDNATQEEKLAALLDSGMMDESLDYLDKLETPDNVYDSWRGYRFYYLRQYDQALPYFDSRLKSREDDVWTRYMRMLTYWHLQLPDQAQADAQWIFDKKEEDMMRKEYPAVTTALWMLGHYEECIARSLRLWEDDDYKQEAAYHLFHAYLLKGEWQKADPYFTQYVNAPTGFHDLRALEQELRTLYTAFGKEEGETNDEPDRFLHNEYGIWTKALREKLQQRSQPNTVWEEIDQLLRYNRHYAPGTMGWRAFIATLARLYAAEQDAIASLKAYLQLLPPDRCEVYTAENINKRMEEIIIAEEDSTSIKLLYQQMTAASSILPEATATLFQLLFAQLHRKTFKLDFKPDVYHIVTPLIVEIAAHLVPPDASNEWSYIKEDIPRMREEIKAAFGISIPGVRVRSNEDALPQNSYIIMLNEIPLVLNYVKPDCAYCPILPPETLASLQLPAEGYNKIQDSNTVLGYDDAYWVDRQYETLLKNRGIAVYDYFRFILDHLKMLVSKYLTEFTTLQDVQVLLTGWGEKHPDIKDRISALFPQENITRRMSFNKVIKALLSEQVPLTDARTIILSLSADDLEREDLLPTICSLRVALKTDLPANRVGLLEKKLPEAFEATIRENIVESGSRGTLAMLPASIQSLLSDFRGFIEAEKVDTVLVADDRCRYYAKKAFKLEFPDVYFLSVNENIDERTNNIPTNVSQNDTITENDVSRCPHCATVINTLSQRFCTQCGMPLKTEQVHSQAKKPMNAPQYDVEGLSQNINAPSGGQKHYTQSS; encoded by the coding sequence ATGCACCAGTTTGAACAGAAGATACTTCCCCTTGACCGGATGTACTATGAATTGGGGCGGTATTGGTTCAACCAGCAAGATTATAAGACAGCCCGGGGGCATTTTGAACAGGCTATTACTGTGAATAAGCATGAAGGTGTTCCTTTGTATGAACTGCATTATGCTATGGGCCGTACTTTGCAGACCCTTGAAGAAGAGAAGGAGGCATTGGCGCATTATACTGAGTCGTTTGAAAAAGACCCGGAACATCCTGCGGATATTATTGTGAGGGCGCAACATACATTGTCAGAACAGTTGGCCACTCAGCATTATGCTTTCCTGGAAAGTGTTATCAGCCGCTTTAACGCGTTGAAGCCTTTACTTCCCGAGCATACGTTGCCTGAATTATTACTTTTTGAGGGTCGGTGTTATATGCTGTCCAAAAAAGAACTGCCGCGGGCTGAAGCGAATTTTAAAGCAGTAACAGAACATAACCCGCGGCACCTGTATGCGCTGGAAAATTTAGGAGAGCTTTACCGGCGCATGAATGATACGCAACGCGCCCTGGAGATCTTTAACCAGCTTTCGGATAACCACCCGGGCACAGAAAGGCAACATTCTATTAATTTACGTAAGGCGGTATTGTTCCTTGAAAAAGGGGATTATGAAGCTGCCCTGCAACATACAGAAGGATTAACCTTCGGTCACTCTTTTCTGAAAGGCCTGGTACACAAGACCCGCGGTAAATGTTTTATACAATTGAATAAACCAGCCCAGGCGATTGCTGAGGCAGAGCGACTGTTGTATGCCGACGAGCTGCAGGAAGACGGACTACTGATCAAGGCACAGGCGTTGTTGCTAAAGAATGAGCCAGATACGGCCCTGTTTGTTGTGAATAAAGGATTGACGGCGTATCCCCATCATGCCGCTTTCAAGTACCTCAAAGCGCGCATTCTGATCGAGTGCCTGTCGGACCTGTCCATTGGAGAAAAGTTGTTGGAAGAGTTGCCGGACAATTTTCTGGCGGCCCAAAAGCCGGAGGTAGTAAAAGCCACTGCTCCGACAGCGAATGAAAGTCTTTTTATTGCCTGTGTATTAAAAACGAAAACCAATCAATCGTCCCTTGCCACGGCCTGTGCGTTTGTGGTAAAGGCCATCAATGATGATATTAAAGGATGCAATACTTATCCTATTCTGTATGGCTACCTGGTGAAGGCAGATATTTTGCAGCGCATGGGTAAAGTACAGGAAGCGGCAGATGATTATGTGGAGGCGGGGAAGCGGCTGTACTGGCAAGGGAATTATGACCAGGCAGCTCCTGTTTTTGAAAAAGGGGTCTTATGCAATTCGCACCATACGAATGCCTATTGGTATGCGGCGGATAATTGCTTTATGTTATTAAAATCTCCAGGGTCGCGCCTGGAGCCGGAACAACAAAAAGCCTTACTGACAAAAGGCATTGCCTATTGGGAAGCCGGCATGCGGGAGAAGTTGCCGGACAGCTCTGAAGCCTGGGCCTATGTAACAAGGGCAAGGCTTGCTGAAGCAGAAGGTGATTTTGGAGAAGAAAGTTTTATTTCGGCAGCCCGTAAAGCCGTGTATTACGCGGAACAAAGTGTTTTGTCTGGCAATAAAGATTATTTTAACCTCTCTATACTTGGCCGCCACTTACGCGTGGCAGGCCTGCCTGCCAATGCTTTGCTTGTTTTAAACCAGGCAGAAGCCTTAAAACCAGATGATAATGCGACCCAGGAAGAAAAACTGGCCGCCTTGCTGGATTCGGGCATGATGGATGAATCTCTTGATTACCTGGATAAGCTGGAAACGCCCGATAATGTGTATGATAGCTGGCGGGGATACAGGTTCTATTATTTACGCCAATATGACCAGGCGCTGCCCTATTTTGATAGCCGCCTCAAATCAAGAGAAGATGATGTATGGACCCGGTATATGCGCATGCTTACTTACTGGCATTTGCAGTTACCTGATCAGGCCCAGGCCGATGCCCAATGGATCTTTGACAAGAAGGAAGAGGATATGATGCGCAAGGAATATCCGGCCGTCACCACAGCCCTGTGGATGTTGGGGCATTATGAAGAATGCATTGCCCGGAGCCTGCGATTATGGGAGGATGATGATTATAAACAGGAAGCAGCTTATCATCTTTTCCATGCCTATTTACTGAAAGGCGAATGGCAAAAAGCCGATCCTTATTTTACCCAATATGTTAATGCCCCTACGGGGTTTCATGATTTACGCGCCCTGGAGCAGGAACTTCGAACATTGTATACTGCTTTTGGAAAAGAAGAAGGAGAAACGAATGATGAACCTGACCGGTTTCTGCATAATGAATATGGTATATGGACAAAAGCCCTCCGTGAAAAGCTTCAGCAACGATCACAGCCCAATACAGTATGGGAGGAAATTGACCAGCTATTGAGGTATAACCGGCATTATGCTCCCGGAACGATGGGATGGCGGGCATTCATTGCCACACTTGCCCGGTTGTACGCTGCTGAACAGGATGCAATAGCCTCCCTGAAAGCCTACCTCCAACTGCTTCCACCGGACAGGTGTGAGGTATATACGGCGGAAAATATTAATAAGAGGATGGAGGAAATTATTATTGCTGAAGAAGATAGTACGTCTATTAAGCTATTGTACCAGCAAATGACCGCTGCTTCCAGCATCTTGCCTGAAGCAACAGCAACGCTGTTCCAGTTGTTGTTTGCCCAGTTACACAGAAAGACATTTAAACTGGACTTCAAGCCGGATGTTTATCATATTGTAACCCCTTTAATAGTAGAGATTGCGGCACATCTTGTACCCCCGGATGCCTCTAATGAATGGAGTTATATTAAAGAAGATATTCCCCGCATGCGCGAAGAGATCAAAGCTGCTTTTGGCATTTCTATACCAGGCGTACGTGTGCGCTCGAATGAAGATGCGCTGCCGCAGAATAGTTATATTATTATGCTGAATGAGATACCGCTGGTCTTGAATTATGTGAAGCCGGATTGTGCCTACTGCCCTATCCTTCCGCCCGAAACGCTTGCTTCACTTCAGCTCCCGGCCGAGGGATATAATAAGATACAGGACTCCAATACAGTGCTGGGTTATGATGACGCTTATTGGGTAGACCGGCAATATGAGACACTACTGAAAAACAGGGGAATAGCCGTATACGATTATTTCCGGTTTATACTGGATCACTTAAAGATGCTTGTGAGCAAGTATCTTACCGAGTTTACTACCCTACAGGATGTACAGGTCCTGCTGACTGGCTGGGGTGAAAAGCATCCGGATATCAAAGACCGTATTTCAGCGCTTTTTCCCCAGGAGAATATTACCCGTAGAATGAGTTTTAATAAGGTTATTAAGGCATTGTTATCTGAACAGGTGCCCCTGACAGATGCAAGGACTATTATTTTGTCGCTTAGTGCGGATGACCTGGAGCGTGAAGACCTGCTGCCAACCATCTGTTCTTTAAGGGTTGCCCTGAAGACAGACTTGCCGGCTAACAGGGTGGGGCTGCTTGAAAAGAAACTTCCTGAAGCGTTTGAAGCAACTATCCGGGAAAATATTGTTGAATCCGGCAGCCGGGGCACCCTGGCCATGTTGCCTGCCAGTATACAAAGCCTGTTGTCGGATTTCAGGGGTTTCATTGAAGCGGAAAAGGTGGATACGGTATTGGTAGCAGATGACAGGTGCCGGTATTATGCAAAAAAAGCTTTTAAGCTGGAGTTTCCGGATGTTTATTTCCTATCGGTGAACGAGAATATTGATGAAAGGACCAATAATATCCCGACCAATGTAAGCCAGAACGATACTATTACTGAAAACGATGTCAGCAGGTGTCCGCACTGCGCCACTGTAATTAATACGCTGTCGCAGCGCTTTTGCACACAATGTGGCATGCCTTTAAAGACTGAGCAGGTTCATTCACAAGCCAAGAAACCCATGAATGCACCTCAATATGATGTAGAAGGCCTTAGTCAAAATATTAATGCTCCATCGGGCGGGCAGAAACATTATACCCAAAGCTCCTGA